A section of the Candidatus Omnitrophota bacterium genome encodes:
- a CDS encoding tetratricopeptide repeat protein: protein MRKILAVTAVIFAVTTLGANADQWDDLVKEALKQRPSQQKRKTRSGKRLLREKRERIAQIDAKVPDLIKKGDYQKAEELFKEALRLTIELYHPDHLRVAERFLLLGILYMEARMPAKAEEVLLWSLKIGEPILGEGDYRLGNVYLFLARAYFDQNKYELAAEQATLYLMICKAYFGDDNPRTVAARDFLGDIYAEQQKKK, encoded by the coding sequence ATGAGGAAAATTCTTGCGGTGACTGCGGTCATATTCGCGGTAACAACGCTCGGTGCAAACGCGGACCAGTGGGACGATTTGGTAAAGGAAGCCCTGAAGCAAAGACCTTCGCAGCAGAAACGCAAAACAAGGTCCGGTAAAAGATTGCTTCGTGAGAAAAGGGAAAGGATCGCTCAGATAGACGCCAAGGTCCCTGACCTCATCAAAAAAGGGGATTATCAAAAAGCCGAAGAACTGTTCAAGGAGGCATTACGACTGACCATCGAGCTGTATCACCCGGATCACCTCAGGGTAGCCGAAAGGTTCCTGCTTCTGGGAATTCTCTACATGGAGGCCAGGATGCCCGCAAAAGCGGAAGAAGTCCTTTTGTGGTCCCTCAAAATAGGCGAGCCCATACTTGGGGAGGGTGATTACCGTCTTGGCAATGTTTACCTTTTTCTGGCACGGGCGTATTTTGACCAGAACAAGTACGAATTGGCGGCTGAACAGGCTACTCTTTATCTTATGATCTGCAAGGCGTATTTCGGGGATGATAACCCCCGTACGGTAGCGGCAAGGGACTTTCTGGGTGATATTTACGCCGAGCAGCAGAAGAAAAAATAA
- a CDS encoding response regulator, translating to MYNLRESKGRVFMGSCPLVKKKILVIDDEEGFTEMVKEALEQTGQYKVDIENNAARVLDTVRKVQPDLILLDVLLPYMDGPHIAELIRRDNSSGDIPIVYVSGLFDFVAEDEKPGLMLLSKPLQVKKLIRCVEKNI from the coding sequence ATGTATAATTTAAGAGAAAGTAAAGGGAGGGTATTTATGGGTAGTTGCCCCTTAGTGAAAAAGAAGATTCTTGTCATTGATGACGAGGAAGGCTTTACCGAAATGGTGAAAGAAGCTCTTGAGCAGACCGGACAGTATAAGGTGGATATAGAGAATAATGCAGCAAGGGTGCTTGACACCGTCAGAAAAGTCCAGCCGGACTTGATATTGCTGGATGTTCTCCTTCCGTATATGGATGGACCACATATCGCTGAGCTGATCAGGCGGGATAATTCTTCGGGGGATATTCCAATTGTTTACGTATCGGGTTTATTTGATTTCGTTGCCGAAGATGAGAAGCCGGGTCTTATGCTTTTATCCAAGCCTTTACAGGTAAAAAAACTTATCAGGTGTGTGGAGAAAAACATTTAG
- a CDS encoding PAS domain S-box protein, which translates to MAKKIRVLMVEDSADDALMVEHELQKGGFLPEVKRVETREQMSRALDEGQWDIIIADYKLPEFSGEDALELLKEKAIDLPFIVVSGTIGEEIAVKMLKNGASDYMVKGKLARLYPAVEREMEESRMRGSRRRTEKELDNANKFMKDILQSISDGFMVLDERMVVLYFNKAAQEMLGRKKEEVVGKNLLEAFPEAKNSVFEEKYKWALQNKQPLFFETYFGVEPYCDWFDVRVYPSQRGISVYFRVITEQKKTERALKESEEKYRMFFESAADLIAIVDPKGKFLDLNRKFEEESKYSRQEMMGKNVFTSGIISKSSVPKTMAAMNKVLRKGESPIVEVEGVTKDGNLVPYELRGIPLKKEGKIIAVQAILRNLTYRKKLKTTQRFAQIGEMMADMAHEIKNPLQVISGRAQIALMEEPGNEEIKGALEIIHDQAQRANELMHKFLYFSKPSKGDYKQVNINESIDYVLSLVEHPFSLKNIKIEKDYVSSPILVEADEKSLHEVFLNLINNSADAMPEGGRLKVKTDVQDNMFRIKIEDTGSGIDEEHMKKLFDPFFTTKEKGTGLGLPLCYNIVKAHGGELSFSSEKGEGTTATILLPLKKS; encoded by the coding sequence ATGGCAAAAAAAATACGGGTTCTAATGGTGGAAGACTCGGCTGACGACGCTCTCATGGTCGAACATGAACTGCAAAAGGGAGGATTCCTTCCGGAGGTAAAAAGGGTGGAAACTCGCGAACAGATGTCGCGCGCGCTCGACGAAGGGCAGTGGGATATAATCATCGCTGATTACAAATTGCCGGAATTCAGCGGTGAGGACGCGCTGGAACTGTTGAAGGAGAAAGCGATAGACCTGCCTTTCATAGTGGTATCCGGAACCATAGGTGAAGAAATAGCGGTCAAGATGTTGAAGAATGGCGCCAGCGATTACATGGTCAAGGGCAAACTGGCACGCCTTTATCCAGCCGTAGAACGGGAGATGGAAGAATCCCGAATGCGCGGATCGAGGAGGAGGACCGAGAAAGAGCTCGATAATGCAAATAAGTTCATGAAAGATATACTGCAGAGCATATCGGATGGTTTTATGGTCCTTGACGAGAGAATGGTAGTTCTTTACTTCAATAAAGCGGCACAGGAAATGCTGGGAAGAAAGAAGGAAGAGGTTGTCGGAAAGAATTTACTGGAAGCTTTTCCCGAGGCGAAGAATTCCGTCTTCGAAGAAAAATACAAATGGGCGCTGCAGAATAAACAGCCGTTATTCTTTGAAACTTATTTCGGGGTGGAACCGTATTGCGACTGGTTCGATGTCAGGGTCTATCCGAGCCAGAGAGGTATTTCTGTTTATTTCCGGGTGATCACCGAACAAAAAAAGACGGAAAGAGCGCTGAAGGAAAGCGAGGAAAAATACAGGATGTTCTTTGAGAGCGCTGCGGACCTTATCGCAATAGTCGACCCTAAAGGCAAATTTCTTGATCTCAATAGGAAGTTCGAGGAAGAAAGCAAATACAGCAGACAGGAGATGATGGGCAAGAACGTATTTACCAGCGGCATTATTTCGAAGTCGTCCGTACCGAAGACAATGGCAGCGATGAACAAGGTGTTAAGAAAAGGAGAGTCTCCCATTGTCGAGGTGGAAGGTGTGACCAAGGATGGAAATCTGGTGCCGTACGAGCTTAGGGGCATTCCGTTGAAAAAAGAGGGGAAGATCATAGCCGTTCAAGCCATTTTGAGGAACCTGACTTACAGGAAAAAACTGAAGACCACCCAGAGATTCGCCCAGATAGGCGAAATGATGGCGGATATGGCGCATGAGATAAAGAATCCTCTACAGGTGATATCGGGAAGAGCGCAGATAGCCCTGATGGAAGAGCCGGGCAACGAAGAGATAAAAGGCGCGTTGGAGATAATCCATGATCAGGCCCAAAGGGCTAATGAGCTTATGCACAAGTTCCTGTATTTTTCCAAACCGAGCAAGGGTGATTACAAGCAGGTGAATATCAATGAGAGCATCGATTATGTTCTGAGTCTGGTGGAGCACCCGTTTTCCCTGAAGAACATTAAGATAGAAAAAGATTATGTTTCTTCTCCGATCCTGGTGGAGGCGGATGAGAAAAGTCTGCACGAGGTCTTTCTGAATTTAATTAACAATTCAGCTGATGCCATGCCTGAAGGTGGGAGGCTTAAGGTCAAGACCGACGTGCAGGACAACATGTTTCGCATTAAGATAGAGGATACCGGTAGCGGAATAGACGAGGAGCATATGAAGAAGCTATTCGATCCATTCTTTACCACAAAAGAAAAGGGGACCGGACTGGGCCTGCCTTTATGTTACAATATAGTAAAGGCCCACGGCGGGGAGCTTTCATTCTCCAGCGAAAAAGGCGAGGGCACCACTGCCACCATACTCCTTCCATTGAAAAAGAGTTAG
- a CDS encoding PAS domain-containing protein, whose translation MAGKENKTKKPVPARENLTPDIMFRRFAEAAGQGLGMANMQGRVVYVNPALCRMFGEESPGDCYKKHLRDYYSKESYENFVTSVREKVLEKGHWTGEAVLLSAEGRKTPVIENIFIIKDAEGNPEYYANVITDITELKQKEQEIQNLAKFLSEDPSPVLRVDSQGRILYANESSEGLLKSWKTATGKTVPDEWIEIIKDALRTGENSLEESRSNSRFFSVHVAPITDSDYVNLYAHDITRRKLIENELKDSERFLQSVFDGIQDGISILDKDLNVVKTNLWIERMHEYAIPIVGKKCYEVYQQRSDVCPWCPSVKTFQTGQMESAVVPYPSEENPEGWMLLSSYPFRNAQGEMVGIIEHIKDITDLKMAEFELEAYRQHLEELVEERTRELGEANKELEAFSYSVSHDLRAPLRSMDGFSRILLEDYSEKLDQKGADHLRRIRSSCQHMGRLIDDILTLSKVTRQDLNRRTVNLSDIAADLVEDLKTRYSGKNIDFLIAPGLKVRADQRLMRIVMENLLENACKFSERKKQARVEVGSVDIGGEKAVFVRDNGVGFNMAYADRIFGPFQRVHSQKDFPGTGIGLATVKRIISRHGGRVWADSRPSRGATFYFTISDKSATCAEGSLDHTS comes from the coding sequence ATGGCTGGAAAAGAAAATAAGACAAAAAAACCAGTTCCTGCAAGAGAGAACCTAACCCCGGACATTATGTTCAGGCGATTTGCCGAAGCTGCCGGGCAAGGTTTGGGCATGGCAAATATGCAGGGCCGAGTGGTCTATGTCAACCCGGCTCTTTGCCGGATGTTCGGTGAGGAGAGTCCCGGCGACTGTTACAAAAAGCATCTGAGAGATTATTATTCGAAAGAGTCTTATGAAAATTTTGTCACAAGTGTTCGGGAAAAAGTATTAGAAAAAGGTCATTGGACCGGGGAGGCGGTCCTTCTTTCAGCGGAGGGGAGGAAGACCCCGGTAATCGAGAACATTTTCATCATAAAGGACGCAGAAGGTAATCCTGAATATTATGCGAATGTGATCACGGATATTACCGAACTCAAGCAGAAGGAGCAAGAGATACAGAATCTTGCGAAGTTCCTTTCGGAAGACCCCAGTCCGGTCCTGCGCGTGGACAGCCAGGGGAGAATATTATACGCCAATGAATCTTCGGAAGGACTACTGAAAAGCTGGAAAACCGCGACAGGCAAAACAGTGCCGGATGAATGGATCGAAATAATAAAAGATGCTTTAAGGACCGGGGAGAACAGTCTGGAGGAGTCGCGTTCGAACAGTCGTTTCTTCTCCGTTCATGTAGCGCCGATCACCGATTCGGATTATGTCAATCTTTACGCGCATGATATCACGCGGCGTAAATTGATAGAGAACGAGCTCAAGGACAGTGAAAGGTTCCTGCAATCGGTCTTTGACGGTATACAGGACGGAATAAGCATATTGGACAAGGATCTTAACGTGGTGAAAACGAATTTATGGATCGAACGGATGCATGAGTATGCCATTCCGATCGTAGGCAAGAAGTGTTATGAGGTTTATCAGCAGAGAAGCGATGTGTGTCCCTGGTGCCCTTCGGTTAAAACCTTCCAGACCGGACAGATGGAATCGGCCGTGGTCCCTTACCCCTCTGAGGAAAACCCCGAGGGCTGGATGCTTCTTTCCTCGTATCCTTTCAGGAATGCTCAAGGTGAAATGGTGGGTATTATTGAGCATATCAAGGACATAACCGACCTGAAAATGGCTGAATTCGAACTTGAAGCATATCGCCAGCATTTAGAGGAACTGGTCGAAGAAAGGACCAGAGAACTTGGCGAAGCCAACAAGGAGCTTGAAGCTTTCAGTTATTCTGTATCACATGATCTGAGAGCTCCTTTAAGGAGCATGGACGGGTTCAGCCGCATTCTCCTGGAAGATTACTCTGAGAAGTTGGACCAAAAGGGGGCGGATCATTTGCGGCGCATACGCAGTTCATGCCAGCACATGGGACGGCTCATTGACGACATCCTTACGCTGTCGAAGGTTACCCGGCAGGATCTCAACCGCAGGACGGTAAATCTCAGCGATATCGCGGCGGATCTGGTGGAGGACCTTAAAACCCGTTATTCGGGAAAGAATATAGATTTTCTAATAGCCCCTGGTCTTAAAGTGAGAGCGGACCAAAGATTGATGCGCATCGTTATGGAAAATCTTCTGGAGAACGCCTGTAAATTTTCAGAACGCAAAAAGCAAGCCCGTGTTGAAGTGGGATCAGTTGATATCGGCGGGGAAAAAGCTGTCTTTGTCAGGGATAATGGCGTCGGTTTCAATATGGCCTATGCTGACAGGATATTCGGCCCTTTCCAGAGGGTTCATTCGCAGAAGGATTTTCCGGGCACGGGAATAGGTTTGGCTACTGTAAAGCGAATAATCAGCCGACATGGCGGTCGTGTCTGGGCGGACAGCAGGCCAAGCAGGGGAGCGACATTTTATTTTACCATATCCGATAAATCAGCAACTTGTGCGGAAGGATCTTTAGACCATACCAGTTAA
- a CDS encoding NAD(P)H-hydrate dehydratase, giving the protein MVREHIDKIPSRRKDSHKGDYGKVLVLAGSRGMTGAAFLCSQGALHSGSGLVINGIPESLNPVMEVKLTEVMTLPLHETPEQALGHKAKADILAFSKKCDVVAMGPGMGTADSTKTLVKDLLNEIEIPLVLDADGINCLEGDIDILGKRSFRTVITPHPGELARLTGKTATDIQANREDITKSIAEVTETVVVLKGYGTVVASPDGKVYVNQTGNSGMASGGTGDVLTGMIASFIGQGIDDYSASVCAVYLHGTAGDIAAEEVGQFSMTASDILDLLPEAFDRAGI; this is encoded by the coding sequence ATGGTACGTGAACACATAGATAAGATTCCTTCCAGGCGCAAGGATTCGCATAAAGGCGATTATGGTAAGGTCCTTGTACTTGCTGGCTCTAGAGGGATGACCGGTGCGGCTTTTCTTTGCTCGCAGGGGGCGCTTCATTCGGGAAGCGGGTTGGTAATTAATGGCATACCAGAATCTCTGAACCCGGTGATGGAAGTCAAACTTACCGAGGTCATGACCTTGCCTCTGCATGAAACTCCGGAGCAGGCACTTGGGCATAAGGCCAAGGCCGATATACTCGCATTTTCTAAGAAATGTGATGTTGTTGCAATGGGGCCGGGGATGGGTACCGCTGACAGCACGAAAACTCTCGTTAAGGACCTTTTGAATGAGATTGAGATACCTCTGGTGCTTGATGCTGATGGGATAAATTGTCTGGAGGGGGATATTGATATTCTAGGCAAAAGATCTTTCAGGACCGTTATTACACCTCACCCGGGGGAGCTTGCCCGCTTGACCGGTAAGACGGCCACGGACATACAGGCAAACAGGGAAGATATCACCAAAAGCATAGCTGAGGTAACTGAAACGGTTGTTGTGCTTAAGGGGTACGGGACTGTTGTCGCAAGTCCCGACGGGAAGGTGTATGTTAACCAGACAGGTAATTCAGGCATGGCCTCAGGCGGCACAGGTGATGTGCTGACGGGCATGATAGCTTCCTTTATCGGGCAGGGCATTGATGATTATTCGGCGAGCGTTTGTGCCGTTTATCTCCATGGTACGGCTGGGGATATTGCCGCAGAAGAAGTCGGGCAGTTCAGCATGACAGCTTCTGATATACTGGACCTTTTGCCGGAGGCATTTGACAGGGCCGGTATATAG
- the acpS gene encoding holo-[acyl-carrier-protein] synthase: protein MNVQGIGIDAIEIERFQNAVNKHGEPFLERIFTDKELKHAVGKNRKGYYMHMAGKFAAKEAVKKALPDGARIGLNWAEIEILNAEDGKPYAVLHGQAKELMNKYELSRVFVSISHTHELATSNAMVVKNGT from the coding sequence ATGAACGTTCAGGGCATAGGCATAGACGCGATCGAGATCGAAAGGTTCCAGAATGCGGTCAACAAACACGGGGAACCGTTCCTTGAGCGGATATTCACCGACAAAGAGCTTAAGCATGCCGTCGGTAAGAACAGAAAAGGCTATTACATGCACATGGCCGGCAAGTTCGCGGCCAAGGAAGCCGTTAAAAAGGCGCTTCCTGACGGAGCCCGCATAGGCCTGAACTGGGCGGAAATAGAGATACTCAATGCCGAAGACGGGAAACCCTACGCCGTTCTGCACGGCCAGGCAAAGGAATTGATGAATAAATATGAACTGTCGCGGGTTTTTGTCAGTATTTCCCATACTCACGAGCTTGCGACCTCAAACGCGATGGTGGTGAAAAATGGTACGTGA
- a CDS encoding pyridoxine 5'-phosphate synthase gives MTKLGVNIDHVATIREARKTFEPDPVEAVYECEKAGCDGIVCHLRKDRRHINDTDLERIKDAVTTRLNLEMSVDSEILDIACRIKPDQATIVPENRQEITTEGGLDVVGNMKRVKEVVGALQRSGITVSLFIDPEVSQVDAAVDSGVKMVEFHIGGYAEQFHSGGDHKGELNVLEKVSSYARGKDITVCAGHGLTYQNVEPIAAIDGMYELNIGHSIISRSVFVGLAEAVRMMKESIR, from the coding sequence ATGACTAAACTCGGCGTCAATATCGATCACGTGGCCACTATCAGGGAAGCCAGAAAAACCTTCGAGCCAGATCCCGTGGAAGCCGTTTACGAATGCGAGAAGGCAGGGTGCGACGGTATAGTCTGCCATTTACGTAAGGACAGGCGCCATATAAACGATACTGATCTTGAAAGGATAAAAGACGCTGTTACCACGCGACTCAATCTTGAGATGTCCGTTGATAGTGAGATACTGGATATAGCCTGCCGGATAAAACCAGACCAGGCCACGATCGTTCCCGAGAACAGGCAGGAAATAACAACTGAAGGCGGATTGGATGTTGTGGGTAATATGAAAAGGGTTAAAGAGGTCGTGGGCGCTCTGCAAAGATCAGGCATCACGGTAAGCCTTTTCATTGACCCTGAGGTCTCCCAGGTGGATGCCGCTGTGGATAGCGGTGTGAAGATGGTCGAGTTCCATATTGGAGGGTATGCCGAGCAATTCCATTCCGGAGGTGATCATAAAGGCGAGCTGAACGTTCTGGAGAAGGTATCATCTTACGCGAGGGGCAAGGACATAACCGTCTGCGCCGGGCACGGCCTTACTTATCAGAATGTTGAGCCGATAGCGGCCATTGACGGGATGTACGAGCTTAATATAGGCCATTCGATAATTTCCAGGTCGGTGTTCGTCGGTTTGGCCGAAGCGGTCAGGATGATGAAAGAATCAATACGATGA
- a CDS encoding TIGR00159 family protein gives MVFMSWEIVLEVLILWGVYYMVYLLLKGTAAEQVLKGLIIISFVVLLSKGLNLVIINWLLTRLLAISVIAFLIIFQPEIRRGLARIGRFGIFSGEKETLSEIAKAAVVLSKKKTGALIAIEREIGLRRYVESGVTIDSTVTSELINTIFDPSTPLHDGGVIVSEQRIEAAACLFPLTQNPEVPKTMGTRHRAALGLSEDTDSVIIVVSEETGGISIAVGGKMTRDIESKSLSRVLERVYVPKERKRSVPAIIRRIMQKKKMIGDNA, from the coding sequence ATGGTATTCATGTCATGGGAAATAGTTCTTGAGGTACTGATACTTTGGGGAGTTTATTACATGGTGTATCTCTTGTTAAAGGGCACTGCCGCCGAGCAGGTTCTCAAGGGACTCATCATAATATCTTTCGTGGTGCTTTTGAGCAAGGGGCTTAATCTTGTTATCATAAACTGGCTCCTGACGAGACTCCTTGCGATCTCGGTGATAGCCTTTCTTATTATTTTTCAGCCAGAGATACGGCGTGGGCTCGCCAGGATCGGCAGGTTCGGGATCTTTTCAGGGGAAAAAGAGACCCTGAGTGAGATAGCCAAGGCTGCCGTGGTCCTCTCGAAAAAAAAGACCGGTGCGCTTATCGCCATTGAAAGGGAAATAGGGCTGCGCCGTTATGTAGAAAGTGGGGTAACGATCGATTCTACGGTGACGAGCGAACTTATCAATACGATCTTTGATCCAAGCACGCCACTGCACGACGGGGGTGTCATTGTTTCAGAGCAGCGCATAGAGGCCGCAGCCTGCCTTTTTCCACTCACGCAAAACCCAGAAGTTCCAAAAACCATGGGCACCAGGCACAGAGCGGCCCTGGGGCTCAGCGAAGATACCGATTCGGTCATAATAGTGGTAAGCGAAGAGACCGGGGGCATTTCCATCGCGGTAGGCGGCAAAATGACCAGGGATATTGAATCGAAGAGTCTCAGTAGGGTCCTGGAGAGGGTATATGTGCCGAAAGAACGAAAAAGATCCGTTCCAGCTATCATAAGAAGAATTATGCAAAAGAAGAAGATGATCGGAGACAATGCATGA
- the folP gene encoding dihydropteroate synthase, whose amino-acid sequence MKLGRYTIPIGQRTCIMGILNITPDSFSDGGKYAEPERAVDKGLEMAANGADIIDIGGESSRPGAEAVTASEEADRILPVVEKLSSEAGVPLSVDTCKSEVARQALSAGAVMVNDIRALRGDKRMASIVAQFGAGVALMHMKGEPGNMQMDPRYGDLIKEISDHLAGSIKIAEDSGIDPEMIIVDPGIGFGKTLQHNLRILKDLEKLKGLGKPLLVGTSRKSFIGKVTSKEVTGREFGTAASVAVAIMNGADMVRVHDVPQMRDVARVVDAIKTGV is encoded by the coding sequence ATGAAACTCGGCAGGTACACTATACCCATAGGCCAACGCACTTGCATAATGGGCATATTGAACATTACGCCTGACAGTTTCAGCGACGGAGGAAAATATGCCGAACCTGAACGCGCAGTGGATAAAGGGCTCGAGATGGCTGCCAACGGGGCTGATATTATCGATATAGGCGGGGAATCGTCCAGGCCCGGAGCCGAGGCTGTAACAGCCTCTGAAGAAGCGGACAGGATCCTTCCTGTCGTAGAAAAGCTCTCTTCTGAAGCCGGTGTACCGTTGTCCGTGGATACCTGCAAGAGTGAGGTCGCTAGGCAGGCTCTCTCTGCCGGGGCAGTTATGGTGAACGACATAAGGGCTTTGCGGGGGGATAAGCGTATGGCCTCAATAGTGGCTCAGTTCGGGGCGGGCGTGGCCCTTATGCACATGAAAGGCGAGCCCGGGAACATGCAGATGGATCCGCGGTATGGGGATCTCATAAAAGAAATATCGGATCATCTAGCCGGTTCGATAAAAATTGCCGAGGATTCCGGGATAGACCCGGAGATGATAATTGTCGATCCCGGAATAGGTTTTGGTAAGACGCTTCAACACAATCTCAGGATCCTTAAGGATCTCGAAAAGCTGAAAGGTTTGGGAAAACCATTACTGGTGGGAACTTCAAGGAAATCTTTTATCGGCAAAGTGACCTCCAAAGAAGTTACCGGCAGAGAATTCGGTACTGCCGCAAGTGTAGCGGTTGCGATAATGAACGGAGCCGATATGGTTCGGGTACATGATGTTCCCCAGATGAGGGACGTCGCAAGGGTGGTCGACGCGATCAAAACGGGTGTATGA
- the hflB gene encoding ATP-dependent zinc metalloprotease FtsH — protein MDKKIGPSKKGTGKNRKPTPEPPQSSKNLLVWIIIIVGLFYIFQWVFSSMEETSREMTYKEFYETVQTNEQTGTIVSAVMVKDSISGKLSDGRQFNVNIPDEDPELLQLLRKNVPEFDVRPPQTFLANLFYSLGPMLIFILFLWFFIYRGASAGGGKMLSFGKSRAKLATKDKMNVTFDDVAGIEEAKEELREVIEFLKAPRKFQKLGGKMPKGVLLMGPPGTGKTLLAKAVAGEAGVPFFSISGSDFVEMFVGVGASRVRDLFEQAKKSAKMSQKGCIIFMDEIDAVGRQRFSGIGGGHDEREQTLNALLSEMDGFDTGIGVILIAATNRPDVLDAALLRPGRFDRQIVVDLPDINGRDAILKVHAKNIKMKEGVELYKIARQTAGFSGADLANIINEAALLGARKNKEAVGLEDLQEAMERVMAGPQRKSRKISDEEKRIIAYHEAGHAMMSFFIEGADPLHKVTIVSRGMALGYTMQLPKQDQYIYREKQFIGKIAGMLGGRASEEVAFGEISTGAQDDIRKATELARNMVTQYGMSQRLGHLTVGKRHQQIFLGRDIAEERNYSEDTARVIDEEVKNIVDHCYEIAKSKLLDNKDKLDILANKLIEKETLDESEVKTIIGFDVEEKAARAEEKPEKA, from the coding sequence ATGGATAAAAAAATAGGACCATCAAAAAAAGGCACCGGAAAGAATAGAAAGCCAACCCCTGAACCGCCACAGAGCAGCAAGAACCTGCTCGTGTGGATAATCATAATAGTAGGCCTTTTTTATATTTTCCAGTGGGTTTTCTCTTCCATGGAGGAGACTTCCAGGGAAATGACCTACAAGGAATTCTACGAGACAGTCCAGACGAACGAACAGACAGGGACCATCGTATCCGCGGTCATGGTAAAGGATAGTATTTCCGGCAAGCTCAGTGACGGAAGGCAATTTAACGTCAATATTCCCGATGAGGATCCTGAACTGTTGCAACTTTTAAGGAAAAACGTTCCGGAGTTCGACGTCAGACCTCCGCAGACTTTCCTCGCGAATCTTTTTTATTCGCTCGGGCCCATGCTCATATTCATTCTCTTTCTCTGGTTCTTCATATACAGAGGCGCCTCGGCCGGAGGCGGGAAGATGCTTTCTTTCGGCAAGTCCCGCGCGAAGCTGGCAACCAAGGACAAAATGAACGTCACTTTTGATGATGTCGCCGGGATAGAGGAGGCCAAGGAGGAGCTAAGGGAAGTGATAGAATTCTTAAAAGCCCCCCGTAAATTCCAGAAGCTCGGGGGGAAGATGCCCAAGGGGGTGCTTCTTATGGGACCTCCCGGTACAGGCAAGACCCTGCTGGCAAAGGCCGTTGCCGGAGAAGCCGGTGTTCCTTTTTTCAGTATTTCCGGTTCTGATTTCGTGGAGATGTTCGTGGGAGTAGGTGCCTCAAGGGTAAGGGACCTTTTCGAGCAGGCAAAGAAGTCCGCCAAGATGAGCCAGAAAGGCTGCATTATTTTCATGGATGAGATCGATGCTGTAGGCAGGCAGAGGTTTTCCGGTATCGGTGGCGGGCATGACGAACGTGAACAGACTCTCAACGCTCTTCTCTCGGAGATGGACGGTTTTGATACCGGTATAGGTGTAATACTCATAGCGGCGACGAACAGACCGGATGTTCTTGACGCGGCTCTTCTGAGACCCGGCCGTTTTGACAGACAGATAGTGGTCGATCTTCCGGACATAAATGGCCGAGACGCTATTTTAAAGGTCCACGCGAAGAACATAAAGATGAAAGAGGGAGTGGAGCTTTACAAGATAGCCCGTCAGACCGCGGGTTTTTCCGGTGCGGATCTTGCCAACATCATCAATGAAGCCGCTTTGCTAGGCGCCAGAAAGAACAAGGAAGCTGTGGGGCTTGAAGATCTGCAGGAAGCTATGGAGAGGGTTATGGCCGGTCCCCAGAGGAAGTCGCGGAAAATAAGTGACGAGGAGAAAAGGATCATAGCATATCATGAGGCAGGCCATGCCATGATGTCCTTCTTCATAGAAGGCGCTGACCCCTTGCATAAGGTAACCATCGTTTCGCGCGGAATGGCCCTGGGGTATACCATGCAGCTTCCCAAGCAGGACCAGTATATCTACAGGGAGAAGCAGTTCATAGGCAAGATCGCAGGCATGCTCGGGGGCAGGGCAAGTGAGGAGGTCGCTTTCGGTGAGATCTCTACCGGGGCTCAGGATGATATTCGCAAAGCCACAGAGCTCGCCCGGAACATGGTCACTCAGTACGGTATGAGCCAGAGGCTTGGGCATCTTACAGTGGGCAAACGCCACCAGCAGATCTTTCTGGGCAGGGATATTGCCGAAGAGAGAAATTACAGTGAGGATACCGCAAGGGTCATAGATGAGGAAGTGAAGAACATCGTCGACCATTGTTACGAAATAGCCAAGTCGAAACTTCTGGACAACAAAGACAAGCTTGATATATTGGCCAACAAGCTCATTGAAAAAGAGACGCTGGACGAAAGTGAAGTCAAGACGATCATTGGGTTCGATGTTGAAGAGAAAGCCGCCAGAGCGGAGGAAAAGCCGGAAAAGGCATGA